A portion of the Mesobacillus sp. AQ2 genome contains these proteins:
- the fliP gene encoding flagellar type III secretion system pore protein FliP (The bacterial flagellar biogenesis protein FliP forms a type III secretion system (T3SS)-type pore required for flagellar assembly.), whose translation MNEFMEFFNSSDPESVSTSVKLMLLLTVLSIAPGILILMTSFTRIIIVLSFVRTALATQQMPPNQVLVGLALFLSFFIMAPTFQEVNEQALTPLFNEEINLEQAYDRASIPFKEFMSAHTRQKDLALFLQYAKAETPESVQDIPLTALVPAFAISEIKTAFQIGFMIFIPFLVIDMVVASVLMSMGMMMLPPVMISLPFKILLFVMVDGWYLVVKSLLQSF comes from the coding sequence ATGAATGAGTTCATGGAGTTTTTCAACAGCAGTGATCCAGAAAGTGTATCTACATCCGTAAAATTAATGCTCTTGCTCACTGTTCTTTCGATTGCGCCTGGCATCTTGATTCTAATGACCAGTTTTACAAGAATCATCATCGTTCTTTCCTTTGTCAGAACGGCGCTTGCCACTCAGCAAATGCCGCCTAACCAGGTACTGGTTGGTCTTGCGTTGTTCCTGTCATTCTTCATCATGGCACCTACTTTCCAGGAAGTGAATGAACAGGCACTGACGCCGTTATTTAATGAAGAAATCAATCTGGAGCAGGCCTATGATAGAGCATCGATTCCTTTTAAGGAGTTCATGAGCGCGCATACAAGGCAGAAGGACCTGGCATTATTCCTTCAATATGCTAAGGCGGAAACTCCTGAATCGGTGCAGGATATTCCGCTGACAGCGCTGGTCCCGGCTTTTGCGATCAGTGAAATCAAAACCGCATTCCAGATTGGGTTTATGATTTTCATCCCATTCCTGGTGATTGATATGGTAGTAGCGAGTGTCCTGATGTCAATGGGTATGATGATGCTGCCGCCGGTAATGATTTCTCTGCCATTCAAGATCCTCCTGTTTGTCATGGTGGATGGCTGGTATTTAGTCGTGAAATCATTATTACAAAGTTTTTAA
- the fliQ gene encoding flagellar biosynthesis protein FliQ yields the protein MTAESVISIAERGIYTVLMISGPLLILALVVGLIVSIFQATTQIQEQTLAFVPKIVAVLVGIIFFGPWMLSYMLSYATEIFSNLTRFVG from the coding sequence ATGACAGCAGAATCGGTAATCTCAATAGCCGAACGTGGAATATATACAGTTTTGATGATATCAGGACCATTGCTTATTTTGGCGCTTGTAGTTGGCTTGATTGTCAGTATTTTTCAGGCAACCACACAAATACAGGAACAGACACTGGCTTTCGTCCCGAAAATTGTAGCTGTCCTCGTCGGAATAATTTTTTTCGGGCCATGGATGCTCAGCTATATGCTTTCCTATGCAACAGAGATTTTTTCAAATCTTACAAGGTTCGTAGGCTGA
- the fliR gene encoding flagellar biosynthetic protein FliR, producing the protein MLDFIPSFPAFLLIFVRVTSFFLMMPLFSYRTIPATHKIGLGFMLALIMFSAIGAPEVAIDSVYFLLVIKEALVGLFIGFIAALMMAAIQIAGGFIDFQMGFAIANVIDPQTGAQSPLMGQYLYTIALLFLLTVNGHHLLLDGIFYSYNFIPIDQMMIPFGNENIAEFVILSFNKMFIIAFQMSLPVVGTLFLVDVALGIVARTVPQLNIFVVGLPIKIGVSFLVLIAVMGVLIAVTSDLVSTTLATMRGLMELIGGA; encoded by the coding sequence ATGCTAGATTTTATACCATCTTTTCCAGCTTTCCTGCTGATTTTTGTGAGGGTGACATCATTCTTTCTGATGATGCCGTTATTTTCATATCGAACGATCCCGGCAACACATAAAATAGGTCTTGGCTTTATGCTGGCACTTATCATGTTTTCTGCAATAGGTGCTCCTGAGGTGGCGATTGACAGCGTATATTTCTTGTTAGTCATCAAGGAGGCCCTGGTGGGTTTATTCATAGGGTTCATCGCTGCGTTAATGATGGCTGCTATCCAAATTGCAGGCGGGTTTATCGATTTCCAGATGGGATTTGCAATTGCCAATGTCATCGATCCACAAACAGGCGCACAGAGTCCTTTGATGGGACAATATTTATATACCATCGCACTTTTGTTTTTACTGACTGTCAATGGCCATCATTTGCTATTGGACGGGATCTTTTACAGCTATAACTTTATACCGATAGACCAGATGATGATCCCATTCGGCAATGAAAACATCGCGGAATTCGTCATTCTTTCATTTAATAAGATGTTCATCATTGCCTTCCAGATGTCTCTTCCGGTTGTGGGCACATTGTTTCTGGTGGACGTTGCTCTTGGGATCGTGGCTAGGACTGTGCCGCAGCTGAACATTTTTGTTGTTGGCCTGCCTATTAAAATCGGTGTCAGCTTTTTGGTCCTCATAGCAGTAATGGGTGTGCTAATCGCGGTTACATCGGATCTTGTTTCGACAACACTCGCGACGATGCGGGGATTGATGGAACTGATCGGGGGAGCATAA
- the flhB gene encoding flagellar biosynthesis protein FlhB, which produces MNFLTLDLQFFAGEKTEKATPKKRQDARKKGQVAKSQDVNTAIVLLAVFLFLMFFGKTMTERLIGVLRHSLQNYMFMELTANNIESIVIEILGELVIFLGPVMAVALIAGVAANYMQVGFMFSTEAIQMKLEKINPISGFKRIFSMRAIVELLKSILKITFIGVIAFSILWLRMDEVLLLANKSVGAAIATIAGLTLQMGLFASGALLFLSLLDFLYQKYDFEKGIRMSKQDLKDEYKNIEGDPLIKSKIKQKQREMAMRRMMQEVPKADVVITNPTHYAIALKYDEEKADAPVVVAKGVDFVAQKIKLIAKENEIMTVENRPLARALYSQAEIGDAIPEEFFKAVAEILAYVYQTKNKVL; this is translated from the coding sequence ATGAATTTTTTGACATTGGACCTTCAATTTTTTGCTGGTGAAAAAACAGAAAAAGCGACTCCTAAGAAAAGACAGGATGCCCGAAAAAAAGGACAGGTTGCCAAAAGCCAGGATGTCAATACAGCGATAGTGCTGCTTGCCGTATTCCTGTTTTTGATGTTTTTTGGAAAGACGATGACTGAGAGATTGATAGGAGTTCTGCGTCACTCGCTGCAAAATTATATGTTCATGGAATTGACTGCTAATAATATAGAATCAATTGTAATTGAGATACTTGGTGAACTGGTCATTTTCTTAGGACCAGTAATGGCCGTTGCCTTGATTGCAGGGGTAGCCGCTAATTATATGCAGGTCGGCTTTATGTTTTCCACTGAGGCAATCCAGATGAAATTAGAAAAAATCAATCCAATCAGCGGCTTTAAAAGGATTTTCTCGATGAGGGCAATTGTCGAATTGCTTAAATCAATTCTTAAGATCACCTTCATTGGAGTCATCGCTTTTTCGATCCTTTGGCTGAGGATGGATGAAGTTTTGCTGCTTGCCAATAAAAGCGTTGGTGCTGCAATTGCGACTATTGCCGGACTTACGCTCCAAATGGGGCTTTTTGCTTCCGGAGCATTGCTATTTTTGTCATTATTGGACTTTTTGTACCAAAAATATGACTTTGAAAAGGGTATCCGCATGTCTAAGCAAGACTTGAAGGATGAGTATAAGAACATAGAAGGTGACCCGCTCATCAAATCAAAGATCAAGCAAAAGCAAAGAGAGATGGCAATGCGGCGGATGATGCAAGAAGTGCCAAAAGCAGATGTAGTCATAACGAACCCGACTCACTACGCTATTGCTTTAAAGTATGACGAAGAGAAGGCCGATGCACCCGTCGTGGTTGCCAAAGGTGTCGATTTTGTCGCCCAGAAAATCAAATTGATTGCCAAAGAAAATGAAATCATGACTGTTGAGAATCGTCCGCTTGCCAGGGCTTTATATAGTCAGGCTGAAATCGGGGATGCCATACCAGAGGAATTTTTCAAGGCTGTGGCCGAGATTCTCGCGTATGTATATCAAACAAAAAATAAAGTGCTGTAA
- the flhA gene encoding flagellar biosynthesis protein FlhA, translating into MSGKDLSVIFGVILIVAMLIIPFPSWLLSILIMVNISIALLVLLNTMNMTEPLQFSVFPSLLLILTLFRLGLNVSTTRSILSHGEAGGVVEVFGSFVVGGNVVVGMVVFFILVIIQFIVITKGSERVSEVAARFTLDAMPGKQMSIDADLNAGMISEQQARERREKVSRESDFYGAMDGASKFVKGDAIAGIIIVLINLIFGIVIGMAQQGLAIGDAAQRYSLLTVGDGIVSQIPALLISTATGIVVTRAASDGNLGFDITSQLTAYPKMLYVAGGTIFMLGLFTPITDLLTIPLAGLLAYGGYAFSRVPEPDQQQLQEMEEDIQMDEMKSPESVVNLLNVDPIEFEFGYGLIPLADANQGGDLLDRIVMIRRQLAIELGLVIPVVRIRDNIQLQPNEYRLKIKGNEMARGELLLDHYLAMSPGIEDESIEGIDTVEPSFGLPAKWITEEMKEQAEIFGYTVVDPPSVVSTHITEVIKANAHELLGRQETKQLIDHLRESYPILVEEATPNPLSVGEIQKVLGKLLRENVSIRNLPIIFETLADYGKVTTDTDILAEYVRQALARQITNQYSRNGETLKVITLSGRVEKMVAEGVQQTEHGNYLSLDPSVSQGILESVASQVEQLSIMEQTPIILCSPAVRMYVRQLTERYFAQIPVLSYNELEANVEVQSVGVVNIE; encoded by the coding sequence ATGTCCGGAAAAGACCTATCTGTCATCTTCGGTGTCATTTTAATAGTTGCGATGCTAATCATCCCTTTCCCATCCTGGCTGTTAAGTATACTGATCATGGTCAATATATCAATCGCGCTGCTTGTGCTTTTGAACACAATGAATATGACGGAGCCGCTGCAATTTTCTGTTTTTCCTTCATTGCTGTTAATTTTAACTTTGTTTCGTCTGGGCCTCAATGTCTCCACGACCCGTTCCATCCTGTCCCATGGAGAGGCTGGGGGAGTTGTTGAGGTATTCGGTTCTTTCGTTGTAGGTGGAAATGTAGTAGTAGGTATGGTTGTTTTCTTCATTTTGGTCATTATCCAATTCATAGTCATCACAAAAGGATCTGAACGTGTATCAGAGGTTGCTGCGAGGTTTACACTCGATGCGATGCCTGGTAAACAGATGAGCATCGATGCTGATTTGAACGCAGGGATGATCTCTGAACAACAGGCCCGTGAACGACGCGAAAAGGTCAGCAGGGAGTCAGATTTCTATGGAGCGATGGACGGTGCCAGCAAGTTTGTTAAAGGGGATGCAATTGCTGGTATCATCATTGTTCTGATTAACCTGATTTTTGGTATCGTCATCGGTATGGCGCAGCAGGGACTGGCGATTGGCGATGCCGCTCAACGGTATTCGCTATTGACAGTGGGAGATGGCATTGTCAGCCAGATCCCAGCATTGTTGATTTCAACTGCTACCGGCATTGTCGTCACCAGGGCAGCATCAGATGGTAATTTGGGTTTCGACATAACTTCACAGCTAACTGCTTACCCAAAGATGCTTTATGTCGCCGGTGGTACGATCTTCATGCTTGGTTTGTTCACACCAATAACAGATTTGCTGACCATTCCGCTGGCCGGGTTATTAGCTTATGGCGGATATGCTTTCTCCCGTGTACCAGAACCTGATCAACAACAGCTTCAGGAAATGGAAGAGGATATCCAGATGGATGAAATGAAGAGTCCGGAAAGTGTTGTCAATCTTTTGAATGTGGATCCAATAGAGTTCGAATTCGGTTATGGACTCATTCCACTGGCAGACGCCAACCAGGGCGGGGACCTCCTTGACCGGATTGTCATGATCAGAAGACAGCTTGCCATTGAACTGGGACTCGTTATCCCAGTCGTCAGGATCCGTGACAATATCCAGCTTCAGCCAAATGAATACAGGCTGAAAATCAAAGGAAACGAAATGGCCAGGGGAGAATTGCTGCTGGACCACTATCTCGCCATGAGTCCCGGAATCGAGGATGAATCGATTGAAGGAATTGATACGGTTGAACCTAGCTTTGGATTGCCGGCGAAGTGGATTACGGAAGAAATGAAGGAGCAGGCTGAAATTTTTGGTTATACCGTCGTTGATCCGCCTTCAGTCGTATCCACACACATTACAGAAGTAATCAAAGCAAATGCCCACGAGCTTCTAGGACGACAGGAAACAAAGCAGCTGATCGACCATCTTCGGGAAAGCTACCCTATACTGGTCGAGGAAGCTACGCCAAATCCATTGTCAGTCGGCGAAATTCAAAAAGTGCTTGGCAAGCTGCTTAGGGAGAATGTCTCAATCAGGAACCTGCCAATCATCTTTGAAACACTTGCTGATTATGGAAAGGTCACAACTGATACGGATATCCTTGCTGAATATGTACGGCAGGCACTGGCAAGGCAAATTACCAACCAGTATTCTAGAAATGGAGAAACACTTAAGGTTATCACATTATCTGGCAGGGTAGAAAAAATGGTAGCCGAAGGTGTCCAACAAACCGAACATGGAAATTATCTATCGCTTGATCCCTCGGTTTCTCAGGGGATTCTTGAATCGGTTGCAAGTCAGGTGGAACAGCTGAGCATCATGGAACAGACACCGATCATCCTCTGCTCGCCAGCAGTAAGAATGTATGTGCGCCAGCTGACGGAAAGATATTTTGCGCAGATCCCTGTATTGTCATATAACGAACTTGAAGCGAATGTCGAAGTCCAAAGTGTCGGAGTGGTGAATATAGAATGA
- the flhF gene encoding flagellar biosynthesis protein FlhF, translated as MKVKKYTASSMPEAMKQVRSELGSDAVILNSRVIQTGGFMGFFKKNSIEVIAAIDPDTELVPKQANMDKSMKYPPLSIKTEETKAEPNSYKKGAGLAASSMADKDLLKEISQLKDLLKSSGTTEGISLPEPISRQLQHLRDQDVDQSIIDELSGVILEKWYLNGAASSEGEIADWSAQAIQQRLSRLSFGGVTFTKKFVNVVGPTGVGKTTTLAKIAAECVLKHQKNVAFITTDTYRIAAIDQLKTYAKILNVPIEVCYNMDDFKAATTKFAQYDVVFIDTAGRNFRNQKYVNDLNDVIDFSEEMETFLVLALTSKQKDMEEIRKQFSLINIDKYIFTKLDETSVYGSMLNMAEKFSTGIAYLTNGQNVPDDLIGASPEITANTIIGVNHYE; from the coding sequence ATGAAAGTAAAAAAATATACAGCTTCATCCATGCCCGAAGCAATGAAACAGGTTAGATCCGAGCTTGGCAGCGATGCCGTGATCCTGAATTCCCGTGTGATCCAGACAGGAGGATTCATGGGTTTCTTCAAGAAAAACAGCATTGAAGTCATTGCAGCTATTGATCCGGACACTGAGCTAGTCCCTAAACAGGCAAACATGGATAAATCCATGAAATATCCCCCTTTATCGATAAAAACAGAAGAAACTAAGGCAGAACCGAACTCTTATAAAAAGGGAGCGGGACTGGCGGCATCTTCAATGGCTGACAAAGATTTATTAAAGGAGATCTCACAGCTGAAAGACCTGCTGAAATCATCTGGCACTACAGAAGGAATTTCACTTCCAGAGCCTATAAGCAGACAACTCCAGCACTTAAGGGATCAGGATGTGGACCAGTCCATTATTGATGAATTGTCTGGTGTCATTCTGGAAAAATGGTATTTGAACGGAGCAGCCTCAAGTGAAGGTGAGATAGCCGATTGGAGTGCTCAAGCCATTCAGCAAAGGTTAAGCAGACTTTCTTTCGGAGGAGTTACTTTTACAAAGAAATTCGTCAATGTAGTTGGCCCGACAGGAGTAGGTAAAACAACTACGCTGGCAAAAATCGCAGCTGAATGTGTTTTGAAGCATCAAAAAAATGTAGCTTTTATTACGACAGACACATATAGGATCGCAGCAATCGATCAGTTGAAAACATATGCGAAAATCCTCAATGTGCCAATTGAGGTTTGCTACAACATGGACGATTTCAAGGCAGCGACCACGAAGTTCGCACAATATGACGTGGTTTTTATTGATACAGCAGGACGTAATTTCAGGAATCAAAAATATGTAAATGATTTAAACGATGTAATTGACTTCAGTGAGGAAATGGAAACCTTCCTGGTCCTGGCGCTGACTTCAAAGCAAAAGGATATGGAGGAAATACGGAAGCAATTTTCGCTTATCAATATCGACAAATACATTTTTACCAAACTTGATGAGACATCCGTTTACGGTTCAATGCTCAATATGGCAGAGAAGTTTTCGACCGGTATTGCCTATTTAACCAATGGACAGAATGTACCCGATGATTTAATCGGGGCCAGTCCTGAAATTACGGCCAATACAATTATTGGAGTCAACCACTATGAGTGA
- a CDS encoding MinD/ParA family protein, whose protein sequence is MSDQAEKLRKRLMTNIPMNEAKTLAVVSGKGGVGKSNFSLNFSISLAKQGNRVLLFDLDIGMGNIEILMGKHSPLSIADFLSGKASMEEVIFQGPHGIEYISGGTGLSHLIRMDRESVEYFTSSLSDVLRKYDYLIFDMGAGLNEETLSILLSVNEIFVITTTEPTSLMDAYATMKYIHLADAGLPFYLVVNRAGSVKEGRETMARLEDVLVKFLGRTPIKLGMLPDDNSVQEAVKRQIPFVLFNERSQASKGMSQIIEKYINKQSYNAEKRDNRSFTARLKQFLFER, encoded by the coding sequence ATGAGTGACCAGGCAGAAAAGTTAAGAAAGCGGCTCATGACAAATATTCCGATGAATGAAGCAAAGACCCTTGCTGTTGTCAGCGGAAAGGGAGGGGTAGGGAAATCGAACTTTTCTCTGAACTTCTCGATTTCCCTGGCAAAGCAGGGAAATCGAGTATTGCTCTTTGATCTGGATATCGGAATGGGAAACATCGAGATTTTAATGGGCAAGCATTCTCCGCTGTCGATAGCTGACTTTCTTTCAGGCAAAGCATCGATGGAAGAAGTGATTTTTCAAGGCCCGCATGGGATTGAATATATATCAGGCGGGACAGGCTTGAGCCATCTGATCCGGATGGACAGGGAAAGTGTCGAATATTTTACCTCAAGCTTAAGTGATGTACTAAGAAAATATGATTATCTTATTTTTGATATGGGAGCAGGTTTAAATGAAGAAACTCTCTCAATCCTTCTCTCGGTAAACGAAATTTTCGTGATTACCACGACGGAGCCGACCTCCTTGATGGATGCCTACGCTACAATGAAATACATCCATCTTGCCGATGCCGGGCTGCCCTTTTATCTAGTAGTCAATAGGGCAGGCTCTGTCAAGGAAGGCAGGGAAACGATGGCCAGGCTTGAGGATGTACTCGTAAAATTTCTGGGCAGGACACCGATCAAGCTCGGTATGCTGCCGGATGATAATTCCGTCCAGGAAGCGGTAAAGCGGCAAATCCCTTTTGTGCTGTTCAATGAACGGTCACAAGCGTCAAAGGGAATGTCGCAGATTATCGAAAAATATATCAATAAACAGAGCTACAATGCCGAAAAGAGAGATAACAGGAGTTTTACAGCAAGATTGAAGCAATTCCTTTTCGAAAGGTAG
- a CDS encoding chemotaxis response regulator protein-glutamate methylesterase has protein sequence MEKIRVLIVDDSAFMRKLISDFLSEHPEIEVIGSARNGEDAVKKFREMRPDVITLDVEMPKLNGLDVLKIIMQERPLPVVMLSSTTKEGADTTLQAIQAGAVDFVAKPSGSISIDLHKVKTELIQKVLSASKANLSKINSQHEPRTVRKQLSIAIEPEKKPAEALYNRRFSQESKKIVCIGTSTGGPRALQQVLTSLPKDICVPVLVVQHMPPGFTKSLASRLDSLSEITVKEAEDGELLQKGTAYIAPGGFHLEVKSVGPALAISLSQSPPRNGHRPSVDVMFESVSTIQNYSKIAVIMTGMGADGSKGLVELKKNGMVKAIAESQDTSIVFGMPKAAIATNMVDEVANVDHIADTIMNYI, from the coding sequence GTGGAAAAGATAAGAGTTCTCATCGTAGATGATTCAGCTTTCATGAGAAAGCTGATCAGCGACTTTCTATCAGAACACCCAGAGATAGAGGTTATTGGCTCGGCGCGAAACGGAGAGGATGCAGTAAAGAAATTCCGGGAAATGCGCCCTGATGTCATTACGCTTGATGTCGAAATGCCAAAACTGAATGGGCTCGATGTCCTGAAAATAATCATGCAGGAACGCCCGCTTCCAGTCGTCATGCTTTCCAGCACGACTAAAGAAGGTGCGGACACGACACTGCAGGCAATTCAGGCAGGTGCTGTGGATTTTGTGGCAAAGCCTTCAGGATCCATATCAATTGATCTACATAAAGTCAAAACAGAGTTAATTCAGAAAGTGTTGTCTGCGAGCAAGGCAAATCTATCCAAAATAAACAGTCAGCACGAACCAAGAACGGTCAGGAAACAGTTATCCATTGCAATAGAACCAGAGAAAAAGCCAGCTGAGGCCCTGTACAACAGAAGATTCAGTCAAGAATCAAAAAAAATCGTCTGTATCGGAACGTCAACAGGCGGGCCAAGGGCTCTGCAGCAAGTTTTAACATCACTTCCAAAAGATATCTGCGTGCCTGTGCTTGTTGTCCAGCACATGCCGCCTGGCTTTACCAAGTCCCTTGCCAGCCGACTGGATTCCTTGAGCGAGATTACCGTCAAGGAAGCGGAGGATGGAGAGCTGCTGCAAAAAGGAACAGCATATATAGCACCTGGAGGATTTCATCTCGAGGTTAAGAGTGTTGGCCCGGCTCTGGCAATCAGCCTGAGTCAATCACCTCCCCGAAACGGTCATCGTCCTTCCGTGGACGTAATGTTCGAGTCGGTCAGTACCATCCAGAATTACTCGAAAATCGCTGTCATCATGACCGGGATGGGTGCGGATGGCTCAAAAGGGCTGGTTGAATTGAAAAAGAACGGCATGGTAAAAGCGATTGCCGAATCGCAGGATACATCGATTGTATTTGGGATGCCTAAAGCAGCGATTGCAACGAACATGGTTGATGAAGTGGCAAATGTCGATCACATTGCTGACACAATCATGAATTATATTTAA
- a CDS encoding chemotaxis protein CheA, with protein sequence MELNQYLEVFLEESREHLQNCNEQLLELEKNPQDLSIINEIFRSAHTLKGMSATMGYEDLASLTHQMENVLDAIRNNRLLTTPEILDVIFMAVDHLEEMVESIAAGGDGKKNVSDTVEKLKLIEKGEPLSRSADLEVAAAATLEASPKSSSNYDEFELTVLKQSKEQGFGVYEIQIGLREDCLLKAARVYMVFEVLEKIGEVIKANPSVEQLEEEQFDDEFSVTIITRENPEDVKGKIMKVSEVVKTDVMPIDFNTANPELTIEIPEKKAVADTEKAPAAESSSANAIPEAAPVQDGKSSIKQQTNSKTIRVNIERLDILMNLFEELVIDRGRLEQISKELENGELTETVERMSRISGDLQNIILNMRMVQVETVFNRFPRMIRQLARDLNKKINLEIVGAETELDRTVIDEIGDPLVHLLRNSVDHGIESPEARRAKGKNEEGTVVLRAFHSGNHVFIEIEDDGAGINKDKVLQKAISKGIITEQSAAGFTDKQAFELILSSGFSTAETISDISGRGVGLDVVKNTIESLGGSISIDSKENQGTIFSIQLPLTLSIISVMLVEIQKEKFAIPLSSIIETAIIKDSEIMNAHNQKVIDFRGKVVPLLFLKDIFEVPYEGDEDQFHSVIIVRKGDKMAGLIVDSFIGQQEVVLKSLGNYLTNVFAISGATILGDGQVALIVDCNALIK encoded by the coding sequence ATGGAATTAAACCAATATCTTGAAGTGTTTTTAGAAGAAAGTAGAGAGCATTTGCAGAACTGTAATGAGCAGCTGCTCGAGCTGGAGAAAAATCCACAGGATTTATCGATCATTAATGAAATTTTTAGATCTGCCCACACGTTAAAAGGGATGTCAGCAACGATGGGATATGAGGATCTCGCTAGCCTGACGCATCAAATGGAAAACGTTCTTGATGCTATCCGCAATAATCGTTTGCTCACGACTCCAGAAATACTCGATGTTATCTTTATGGCTGTTGACCATCTCGAGGAAATGGTTGAATCAATTGCTGCCGGAGGAGATGGGAAGAAGAACGTTTCCGATACAGTCGAGAAGTTGAAGTTAATTGAAAAGGGAGAGCCCTTGTCCCGTTCGGCAGATTTGGAAGTGGCTGCTGCTGCAACGCTTGAAGCATCTCCTAAGTCCTCCTCCAACTATGATGAATTTGAACTGACCGTTTTAAAGCAGTCTAAAGAGCAGGGGTTCGGTGTGTATGAAATACAAATCGGATTGCGTGAAGATTGCCTGCTGAAAGCTGCCCGGGTGTACATGGTATTTGAAGTGCTGGAAAAAATCGGAGAGGTAATCAAAGCGAACCCTTCAGTTGAACAGCTAGAGGAAGAGCAGTTTGATGATGAGTTTTCTGTAACGATCATCACAAGGGAGAATCCTGAAGATGTCAAAGGCAAGATCATGAAGGTATCTGAAGTGGTCAAAACGGATGTAATGCCAATCGATTTCAATACAGCAAACCCGGAATTAACGATTGAAATCCCGGAAAAAAAAGCCGTTGCAGATACAGAAAAGGCCCCAGCAGCTGAATCGTCCTCTGCCAATGCAATACCAGAGGCAGCGCCTGTCCAAGACGGTAAGAGCAGCATTAAACAGCAGACTAATAGCAAAACTATCCGTGTAAATATCGAACGGCTCGATATTCTCATGAATTTATTTGAAGAATTAGTCATCGACCGCGGCCGATTAGAGCAAATATCCAAGGAATTGGAGAATGGGGAACTAACTGAAACGGTTGAGCGTATGTCCAGGATTTCCGGAGACTTGCAAAACATCATCCTGAATATGCGGATGGTGCAGGTGGAGACGGTATTCAATCGTTTCCCTAGAATGATCCGTCAATTAGCGAGGGACTTGAATAAAAAAATCAATCTTGAAATCGTCGGCGCGGAAACAGAATTGGATCGTACTGTCATTGATGAAATAGGCGACCCGCTTGTGCACTTACTGCGAAATTCTGTAGACCATGGCATTGAATCACCCGAAGCTCGCAGGGCCAAGGGCAAGAACGAAGAAGGAACCGTGGTGCTGCGTGCATTCCATAGCGGAAACCATGTGTTCATTGAAATTGAAGATGATGGTGCTGGAATCAACAAAGACAAAGTATTGCAAAAAGCCATCAGCAAGGGAATCATTACGGAACAATCTGCTGCTGGCTTTACGGATAAACAAGCATTTGAATTGATTCTTTCATCAGGTTTTTCTACAGCAGAGACTATTTCGGATATCTCAGGACGTGGAGTAGGCCTGGATGTTGTTAAGAATACCATCGAATCACTGGGAGGCTCGATTTCTATTGATTCCAAGGAGAATCAGGGCACGATCTTCTCGATACAGCTTCCGCTTACATTATCAATCATTTCGGTCATGTTAGTGGAAATCCAGAAAGAGAAATTCGCTATTCCTCTGTCTTCCATCATTGAGACAGCGATAATCAAGGATTCTGAAATCATGAATGCCCATAATCAAAAGGTGATTGATTTCAGGGGCAAGGTCGTCCCGCTGCTATTCCTAAAAGATATCTTCGAGGTTCCTTACGAAGGTGATGAGGATCAATTCCACTCTGTCATTATCGTTCGAAAAGGAGATAAAATGGCTGGTTTAATCGTCGACTCCTTCATTGGCCAGCAAGAGGTAGTCCTTAAATCGCTAGGAAATTACTTAACCAATGTTTTTGCGATTTCCGGTGCAACGATTCTTGGTGACGGCCAGGTAGCATTGATCGTGGATTGCAACGCATTGATTAAATAG
- a CDS encoding chemotaxis protein CheW translates to MAESLVSDLKVIVFQLNQKEYAVPVSQVRSIEKIMHITRVPHVNPFVKGVMNLRGVVTPLLDLRVRFGMEEQSYSDSTRVIIVADEDKEVGLIVDGANDVIDIPSSMIEPPPEVVGLAAEGFIKGVANLDRRLLILIDLDKILESDEEKAL, encoded by the coding sequence ATGGCTGAAAGTTTGGTTTCAGATTTGAAAGTGATCGTATTCCAATTGAATCAAAAAGAATATGCGGTTCCTGTTAGTCAGGTTAGGTCAATTGAAAAAATCATGCATATTACAAGAGTTCCACATGTGAACCCGTTTGTGAAAGGGGTTATGAACCTTAGAGGAGTGGTTACTCCGCTATTGGATTTGCGTGTCAGGTTCGGCATGGAGGAACAAAGTTACTCAGACAGCACTCGAGTCATCATTGTTGCGGATGAGGATAAAGAAGTAGGTTTGATTGTGGATGGAGCAAATGACGTCATTGATATACCGTCAAGCATGATTGAACCCCCGCCGGAGGTAGTAGGCCTTGCTGCAGAGGGGTTCATCAAAGGAGTTGCCAATCTCGACAGAAGGTTATTGATTTTAATTGATTTGGATAAAATTCTTGAGTCCGATGAAGAAAAAGCTTTATAG